CAAAAATAAAATTTTGGCCGTGCAACAAGCGCTGATTTCCAAGCGGTTCCGGGTCTATACCAACGATGACGTGATCGGCGCCCAATTGGGCGGCGCGTTAAAGAACGTGGTCGCGATCGCGGCCGGGATCGCCGACGGGTTGCAACTGGGGGATAATGCCAAAGCGGCGATGCTGATCCGCGGGATCGCCGAGATCACCCGCTTAGGCGTCGCCATGGGGGGAAGCCGGGAGACCTTTGCCGGGCTGACCGGCATGGGGGACCTGATCACGACCTGTTCCAGCCGCTTATCCCGCAATCATTCGGTCGGCGAGAAATTAGCTGAAGGCCAGAGCCTGAACACGATCATGGCGGGGATGAAAGAAGTCGCCGAAGGGGTCCCAACCGTCATCGCGGCTTTGGCTTTGGCCAAACAGTATCGGATCGAACTGCCGATCGCCCAGCAGGTTTATGATGTCCTCTATCAGGGGAAGACCCCTTATACGGCGATCACCGAGCTGATGACCAGGGCCGCGACCGCTGAATGATTAGTGGATCAATCTCGCTTTCTGGCCGGCGCTTTTCTTTTCGAGCTCTTCTTTCGGCTTGTTCATCGACTCAATAAATTCCGGCGTGACGATATGCGGGGTCACAAAAACCAGCAGTTCGCTTTTTTCCTTGCTGGTCACGGTCTTTCGGAATAAAGAGCCGAGCAGCGGGATGTCCATTAAATAAGGGATCCCGAAATCGGTTTGAACGTCTTTTTCCTTGATCAAACCGCCGATAACGAATGTTTGTCCGTCGCGGACCACGACTTCATTTTTGGTTTCGGTCGTGTTTTCCTGCGGCAGGTCGCCGACGACCGAGCCTTCACTGACTTTCGGCGCGACCTTCATTCTGATCAGTCCGTTTTTAGAGACGTTCGGCGTCATGACCAGCGAGGTTCCGACCGACAGAAAATTAACGACCTGGGTGGTGGTGGTGTCGGAAATGACCGAGGTTTTATAACCGTACTTTGCGCCGATCAGGATC
This window of the Candidatus Margulisiibacteriota bacterium genome carries:
- a CDS encoding NAD(P)H-dependent glycerol-3-phosphate dehydrogenase → MRAVIVGAGGWGTTIALLLAENKIPVTIWAHEPEVVNSINEFHENRQFLPGYQLPASIEASTDLTCLKNAELCIFVVPTQFLRRVAARAKGLLSPTAIVVSAGKGIEEKTLKLPAEIIEQELGLNQVCVLSGPNLSKEIAKGLPAAAVVAGSDKNKILAVQQALISKRFRVYTNDDVIGAQLGGALKNVVAIAAGIADGLQLGDNAKAAMLIRGIAEITRLGVAMGGSRETFAGLTGMGDLITTCSSRLSRNHSVGEKLAEGQSLNTIMAGMKEVAEGVPTVIAALALAKQYRIELPIAQQVYDVLYQGKTPYTAITELMTRAATAE